One stretch of Eupeodes corollae chromosome 2, idEupCoro1.1, whole genome shotgun sequence DNA includes these proteins:
- the LOC129945090 gene encoding uncharacterized protein LOC129945090: MACFRQLQATTTQLMGNLPSLRLSPSFAFYRTGCDYAGPITLRIARGRNPKYTKGYFALFVCMATKALHLEVVSDLSTDAFIASLRRFIARRGKCSIVYSDNGTNFQGAARTLCECIKLVRSEEHNHLVSSTLTAETSNGSLFLHIALISGAFGKLV; encoded by the coding sequence ATGGCATGTTTTCGACAACTTCAAGCTACAACAACACAACTCATGGGAAATTTGCCTTCTTTAAGACTTTCCCCATCTTTTGCTTTCTACCGAACGGGCTGTGACTATGCTGGACCAATAACTCTTCGAATCGCCAGAGGTAGAAATCCAAAGTACACGAAAGGATACTTCgcattatttgtttgtatggcGACAAAGGCTTTACATTTGGAAGTCGTGAGCGATTTATCTACGGACGCATTCATAGCGTCGTTGAGGCGATTTATTGCTAGAAGAGGAAAATGCAGCATCGTTTACTCCGACAATGGCACCAATTTTCAAGGAGCTGCGAGAACCCTGTGTGAATGTATCAAGTTGGTGCGTTCTGAAGAACACAATCATCTGGTGTCTTCAACCTTGACAGCTGAAACATCAAATGGGAGTTTATTCCTCCACATAGCCCTCATTTCGGGGGCCTTTGGGAAGCTGGTGTAA
- the LOC129945498 gene encoding heat shock protein 60A gives MFRLPATISRLSIARQYAVRQYAKDVRFGPEVRALMLQGVDILADAVAVTMGPKGRNVIIEQSWGSPKITKDGVTVAKSIELKDKFQNIGAKLVQDVANNTNEEAGDGTTTATVLARAIAKEGFEKISKGANPVEIRRGVMIAVDAVKDNLKTMSRPVSTPEEIAQVATISANGDVAVGNLISEAMKKVGRDGVITVKDGKTLTDELEVIEGMKFDRGYISPYFINSSKGAKVEFQDALVLFSEKKISSVQSIIPALELANAQRKPLVIIAEDIDGEALSTLVVNRLKIGLQVAAVKAPGFGDNRKSTLTDMAISSGGIVFGDDANLVKLEDVQIGDLGKVGEVVITKDDTLLLKGKGKKEDIDRRVTQIKDQIEETTSEYEKEKLQERLARLASGVALLRVGGSSEVEVNEKKDRVHDALNATRAAVEEGIVPGGGTALLRCIPKLDGLKGANEDQNMGIDIVRRALRMPCMTIAKNAGVDGAMVVAKVEVKEGDFGYDALKSEYGNLIEKGIIDPTKVVRTALTDASGVASLLTTAEAVVCETPKEDGAPAMPGMGGMGGMGGMGGMGGMM, from the exons ATGTTCCGCCTGCCAGCAACAATTTCTCGGCTCTCTATTGCTCGCCAATATGCTGTACGTCAATATGCCAAAGACGTTAGATTTGGACCAGAAGTGCGCGCTCTGATGCTCCAAGGCGTGGATATATTAGCCGATGCTGTAGCCGTGACAATGGGCCCAAAAGGGCGTAATGTAATTATTGAACAGTCATGGGGTTCACCAAAGATCACAAAAGATGGTGTGACTGTAGCTAAGTCCATTGAATTAAAAGACAAATTCCAAAATATTGGCGCAAAATTAGTGCAGGATGTTGCAAACAACACCAACGAGGAAGCAGGAGATGGAACTACTACTGCTACTGTTTTAGCTCGTGCTATCGCCAAAGAAGGTTTCGAAAAGATTTCTAAAGGTGCTAATCCCGTAGAGATTCGTCGAGGTGTTATGATTGCAGTTGACGCTGTCAAAGATAACCTAAAAACTATGTCTCGTCCTGTGAGCACACCAGAAGAAATTGCGCAAGTAGCCACAATATCTGCTAACGGTGATGTTGCTGTAGGAAACTTGATAAGCGAGGCCATGAAGAAGGTTGGACGAGATGGTGTCATCACCGTTAAGGATGGAAAAACTTTGACCGATGAGTTGGAAGTCATTGAAGGCATGAAATTCGATAGAGGTTATATTTCGCCATACTTCATTAACTCTTCGAAAGGTGCCAAAGTTGAATTCCAAGACGCTTTGGTGTTGTTTTCCGAAAAGAAAATTTCCTCTGTTCAATCCATTATCCCAGCTCTGGAACTTGCAAATGCACAAAGAAAACCTTTGGTCATCATCGCTGAAGACATTGATGGAGAAGCTTTGAGTACCTTAGTAGTTAACCGATTGAAAATTGGTCTTCAAGTTGCAGCTGTTAAAGCACCAGGTTTCGGTGACAATCGAAAATCCACTCTTACAGACATGGCTATTTCTTCAGGTGGTATTGTTTTTGGTGACGACGCTAACTTGGTTAAATTGGAAGATGTCCAAATAGGTGATTTGGGAAAAGTTGGCGAGGTCGTAATTACAAAAGACGATACACTTTTGTTGAAGGGCAAGGGCAAGAAGGAAGACATTGACAGACGGGTAACCCAAATCAAGGATCAAATTGAAGAGACTACTTCTGAGTACGAAAAGGAGAAATTGCAGGAACGGCTCGCTCGTCTAGCTTCCGGGGTGGCACTTTTGCGTGTTGGTGGTTCAAGTGAAGTCGAGGTCAATGAGAAGAAGGACCGTGTCCATGACGCTCTAAATGCTACCCGGGCAGCTGTTGAAGAAGGAATTGTTCCCGGAGGTGGAACTGCATTGTTGCGTTGTATTCCAAAATTAGACGGTCTCAAAGGTGCCAATGAAGATCaa aaCATGGGGATTGATATTGTTCGTCGTGCCCTCCGAATGCCATGCATGACTATTGCCAAAAACGCTGGCGTTGATGGTGCCATGGTTGTAGCAAAGGTTGAGGTTAAGGAAGGAGATTTCGGCTACGACGCTTTGAAGTCCGAGTACGGCAATCTTATCGAAAAAGGTATCATCGATCCCACCAAAGTTGTTAGAACCGCACTGACCGATGCTTCAGGGGTTGCTTCCCTACTTACGACAGCTGAAGCTGTTGTCTGTGAAACTCCTAAAGAAGATGGTGCACCAGCTATGCCTGGTATGGGTGGAATGGGTGGTATGGGAGGCATGGGTGGAATGGGCGGTATGATGTAA
- the LOC129944568 gene encoding uncharacterized protein LOC129944568 codes for MKKCFYFSLVCSGMGVVQLLFLSLLLGTLIGVLAISKRYLLFPRQAPTRHQFIGGIGIPVDLEYESLVVGYVLKAMFYLPWNATTFRENPFVPEYQSYLHTAKELQHKISRWSVYESIENVINNYGYDGQECLLKAVCESSFFKFSNRASVLGELMHILLTPTSTHDTSGKKNQIYLDAEKSGKSGKCEHFNCSFSIMKRVSVIF; via the exons ATGAAGAAGTGCTTctattttagtttagtttgttCTGGCATGGGGGTCGTACAGTTATTATTTCTATCTCTGCTGTTGGGGACCTTAATTGGAGTTCTCGCAATAAGTAAACGATATTTACTATTCCCCCGACAAGCACCAACTAGACACCAG TTTATTGGTGGAATTGGTATACCTGTTGATCTCGAATATGAGTCCTTAGTTGTGGGATATGTATTGAAAGCTATGTTCTACTTACCATGGAATGCTACAACATTTAGAGAAAATCCATTTGTTCCAGAATATCAAAGCTATCTCCATACAGCCAAGGAACTGCAGCATAAAATATCAAGATGGAGTGTTTACGAATCTATTGAAAATGTTATCAATAA CTACGGTTACGACGGCCAAGAGTGTCTCCTGAAAGCGGTTTGTGAatccagtttttttaaattctcaaatcGAGCCTCTGTCTTGGGTGAACTTATGCATATTTTACTAAC GCCAACATCCACGCATGATACATCTggtaagaaaaatcaaatctatCTTGATGCCGAAAAATCTGGAAAATCTGGAAAATGTGAACACTTTAATTGTTCATTTTCAATAATGAAGCGGGTTtcggttattttttaa